GGTGATAAGATCCATTGTCGAGAGGGAAACAGCCCAGACCACCAGCTAAGGTCCCCAAGTATCTGTTAAGTGGAAAAGGATGTGGCGTTGCCCAGACAACCAGGATGTTGGCTTAGAAGCAGCCATCATTTAAAGAGTGCGTAATAGCTCACTGGTCGAGTGGCGCTGCGCCGAAAATGTACCGGGGCTAAACAGATCACCGAAGCTGTGGATTGACCGTATGGTCAATGGTAGGAGAGCGTTCCAAGGGCGTTGAAGCTGGACCGGAAGGACTGGTGGAGCGCTTGGAAGTGAGAATGCCGGTATGAGTAGCGAAAGAAGGGTGAGAATCCCTTCCACCGAATGCCCAAGGTTTCCTGAGGAAGGCTCGTCCGCTCAGGGTTAGTCAGGACCTAAGTCGAGGCCGATAGGCGTAGACGATGGACAACAGGTTGATATTCCTGTACCACCTCCCCGCCGTTTGAGTAATGGGGGGACGCAGTAGGATAGGGTGAGCACACAGTTGGTTGTGTGTCTAAGCAGTGAGGTGGAGAACGAGGCAAATCCCGTTCTCATATAACACTAGGCTGTGACGGCAAGGAGATTGATCTCCGGAGTCCCTGATTTCACACTGCCAAGAAAAGCCTCTAGCGAGGCGGGAGGTGCCTGTACCGCAAACCGACACAGGTAGGCGAGGAGAGAATCCTAAGGTGATCGAGAGAACTCTCGTTAAGGAACTCGGCAAAATGACCCCGTAACTTCGGGAGAAGGGGTGCTCTGGTAGGGTGAATAGCCCGAGAGAGCCGCAGTGAATAGGCCCAGGCGACTGTTTAGCAAAAACACAGGTCTCTGCAAAATCGTAAGATGACGTATAGGGGCTGACGCCTGCCCGGTGCTGGAAGGTTAAGAGGAGGGGTTAGCGCAAGCGAAGCTCTGAATTGAAGCCCCAGTAAACGGCGGCCGTAACTATAACGGTCCTAAGGTAGCGAAATTCCTTGTCGGGTAAGTTCCGACCCGCACGAAAGGCGTAACGATCTGGGCACTGTCTCAACGAGAGACTCGGTGAAATTATAATATGCGTGAAGATGCGCATTACCCGCGACAGGACGGAAAGACCCCGTGGAGCTTTACTGTAGCCTGATATTGAATTCCGGTGCAGCCTGTACAGGATAGGTAGGAGCCTTGGATTCCGGAGCGCCAGCTTCGGAGGAGGCATTGGTGGGATACTACCCTGGCTGTATTGGACTTCTAACCCTTGCCCGTGATCCGGGCAGGAGACAGTGTCAGGTGGGCAGTTTGACTGGGGCGGTCGCCTCCTAAAGAGTAACGGAGGCGCTCAAAGGTTCCCTCAGAATGGTTGGACATCATTCGCAGAGTGCAAAGGCATAAGGGAGCTTGACTGCGAGACCTACAAGTCGAGCAGGGTCGAAAGACGGACTTAGTGATCCGGTGGTTCCGCATGGAAGGGCCATCGCTCAACGGATAAAAGCTACCCCGGGGATAACAGGCTTATCTCCCCCAAGAGTCCACATCGACGGGGAGGTTTGGCACCTCGATGTCGGCTCGTCGCATCCTGGGGCTGTAGTCGGTCCCAAGGGTTGGGCTGTTCGCCCATTAAAGCGGCACGCGAGCTGGGTTCAGAACGTCGTGAGACAGTTCGGTCCCTATCCGTCGCGGGCGCAGGAAATTTGAGGAGAGCTGTCCTTAGTACGAGAGGACCGGGATGGACATACCGCTGGTGTACCAGTTGTCTTGCCAAAGGCATCGCTGGGTAGCTATGTATGGACGGGATAAATGCTGAAAGCATCTAAGCATGAAGCCCCCTTCAAGATGAGATTTCCCATTACGCAAGTAAGTAAGATCCCTCAAAGATGATGAGGTGGATAGGTCTGGGGTGGAAGTACGGCGACGTATGCAGCTGACAGATACTAATCGATCGAGGACTTAACCTATTATAAAAAGAAGTTACTTGAGATACCCAATGTCTTTTATTCAGTTTTGAGTGAACAAGCTTTACTCAAGAAGTCTAGTAACGATGGCGAAGAGGTCACACCCGTTCCCATACCGAACACGGAAGTTAAGCTCTTCAGCGCCGATGGTAGTTGGGGGTTTCCCCCTGTGAGAGTAGGACGTTGCTAGGCAAGCGAAGCCATTCCCTTTGGGGAGTGGCTTTTTTGTGCTTTTGAGAGAATATTTTTCTGTTGTCCGCTCATTCTTTTGGCCATTCGCTCATAGTGGCTGTTCAAGCGCTCATACTTGGGCGGCATCCGCTCTATGTCTTCGGCGATGCGCTCATACCCGCTCGGCATCCGCTCTATGCTTCCGGCCAAGCGCTCATACCTGTTCGGCATCCGCTCTATGCCTCTGGCTAAGCGCTCATACTTGTTCGGCATCCGCTCTATGCTTCCGGCCAAGCGCTCATACTCACGCGGCAACCGCTCTATGTCCCCGGCGAAGCGCTCATACTCACGCGACATTCGCTCTAAGCCTCCGGCTAAGCGCTCATACTCGGTCGGTATCCGCTCTATGTCTTCAGCCAAGCGCTCATACTCGCCCGGTATCCGCTCTATGTCTTCGGCTAAGCGCTCATACCCGCTCGGCCTCCGCTCTAAGCCCCTGGCCAAGCGCTCATACTCACGCGGCATCCCCTCAAAATCTCCTCCCACACCACAGTCTTTTCCCAATGAACAAATTAAGTAATGAGTACAAGCAGCGTGTCAGCGGACAAAACATCTCAAGGTTGGTTGAGCCATTTCAAGGCCCAGTACAACCGCTGGAAAAATCAGCTGTTTTGCCCACTAAAATTATAATTATTCACGGACGCCTAAATAACTTCCTTGATCACCGGCAAAAACTCGCTCTAATATAATTCCGCAAATTAAATAATCCATGGCTGAGAAGCCCATGGATTAGAAAGCAGATATTGTTATTCAATTCAATTTGATCTAATCTGGCTGTCTAATCATACGGAGTAGTAAATGTCGTCATCTTGTTCATAGCGCACGGCAATAGTCTGACCGGTGGATGATTGAAATTGAAGCGTATTTATGTCTAAATTGCCAATAAGAATAGAAAACGAATATTGGTCTTGCTGCGAAGGCAGGAGAGAATAGTGGATAATATCATGAATGAGAGAAGACATATCTTCATAGGAAGTAAAAACATAATATTCATTGACCATATAAGCCGGCATATTGCTCATCCCCTTTTATAGTTTGCTCAAGAGCGCAGTTGACGAGAGAATAGAACAATTTTCTGTTCGCCTAGTATCTGAATGCCGGCTCTCTAAAAATAAAGCCTGTAACGTATACTTTCTTCTCAAAAGAGAATTATAGCGTATAGAAAAATCATTCTGCCAATATTATATAGCAGAATGACGGATAATACTACTGAGTATTGTGAATTTGTAGAAAAAGGGGTAAAAAGTTTATTTTTTTAAACTGAACATAGTTTGCATGAAAGCCAGCAGTGCACTCTTGTCGTCAGAAGACAAACTGATTCCATTAAATGAAACCGATTCTTTTAATACTTTCTCAAGTGCAAGCTCTTTGGTTATTTGTTTCTTTTTTGAAGTGAAAAATGCCTGATCTACTGTATCATTAGGCAGGTATCCGGCCAATATGAGCAACTCGTTCTTATCTGTGTCCAACGCTGTTGCTAACGCACAAATCGTTTCACGGGAAGGATTATAGCGTCCCTTTTCCAATGATGCAATAAAGGAATAACTTAAATCAGCACGCTCTGCCAAATAACGTAAGGTCATTTCTTTTTGTTCACGTATTTTACGCAGGCGCTTACCAAACTCATTCATTTATATTCCCACCTTTTCTACTCAGTCTGCGATTTGCTGATTGATAATACTATCATAACTGATTAATTGATAAATAAAAAGCAATGCTATCGTAAAGGATATAGTAAAATAGTCTAAAATATCGGATATTATAAAAATTTGCAGAAATATCCCGATCGGAATAGAAGTATTTCCGGCAATTAACATGCCGAAATAACCAGCCAACCCCGTGTATACCTACCATTTTTTTTACCTACATATATACAATTCTATCTTAGTTGTAGGGGATCTGCTATACTCCATATCCCTAATTTTTAAGATCTATAACTGTTTATTGCCGTATTTTAAATTCTTTTTCATTTGAAAAATTTTCAGAATAGAAAATAAATGTGTTGACAAAAAGAACAAATAGACATAAAGTGTGTTGTAAGACTAAACAATGTGACTTTTCCACCCTTTTTGTTTAGAAATACAACACAAGTTAAATTTTAATTAAAAGGAGGTTGTAATCTGCACTATCTCGGGATCGCAAAGGAAACTTGTACTTTATAACGTAAACATCTTCTGTACAAAAAATTAGAGCTATTGTTATTTCAAACAGGGCCGGTCTTCTCTCCTTACAATCTTTTGAAAGTATAAAACAGAAAGCGCAGGTGTTGAGAATGCGGCATGAATTCACAAATTGCAGACGAATGAGCAAGTTACAGTCTATTTCACTATTATCGTTTCTAAGTCTTTTATTGGTGGCAGGGGGATGCTCGCCGTTATTTGGCGGAAAGACAAATGGAGATGCAGCAGCGGTTCTGCTTGCCAATGAAAAAGTGGATCCGTATGCGGGAGCGAAAAACGAAGTTCTTTCTTATGTATGGACTACGCGAAAAGAATTATCACTGACATTCAATGGAATGGCCGATAAGAAAACAATGATTAAGCTACTAGATGCACTCGATGAACACCACATTCCAGCTACATTCTTTCTGCCGGGGATTCGGGTAGCCGAAGAGCCTGATATAGCCAAAATGATACTGGAACGCGGTCATGAAATTGAAAACAACACACTTAATCAGCGGGAAATCCGCAATATGAGTTACGAACAATTGTATAAAGAAGTCAAGTTAAGCAATGAAGTTATTCGAAATGAAACAGGCGTAACTCCGCGTTATGTAAGAACTCGATCAGGTGATTCTGATGAGGATTTGCAGGCAGTCGCTGCACAGCTTGGCATGGAGGCAGTTATTAATTACACAATTAATCCGCGCGAAGGGGATATGCAAAGTGCCAAAGAGATCGGTGAATATATTGAAAGATATATAACGCGCGGTTCCATCATTTCTATGCATACAGATATTAATCCCGAAGTTGTCGGTGCAATTCCATATATTGCGAAAGCAGTAGAAAAGATTGGCTATAAGCTGGTCCCGTTAAAAGAATTGGTCAAACGGGGAACGGAACATAAACCATTCGATCAAATTGCAGGATATGACAGTATTCAAATTAATCCAGACTATGAACATATTACACCAAATATTTTTTACGATGCCAAAACTGAAGAAAAGGTTATTGCGTTAACATTTGATGACTGGGGAAGCGATTATACGGTGACAAAGATTCTAGACATTTTAAAAGAAGAGAAAGTGCCATCCACGTTTTTCTTAATTGGTAAAGGTGTAGAAAAAAATCCAAACTTGGCACGTGCCATTTATGAGCAGGGTCATGAAGTGGCAAGTCACTCTTATGGTCATGAAATCGTGACGAAGATGACGCCAGAGGATCTGCAACAAGACTTGGTGAAAGCAAATCAAGTCCTAACGGAAGCCATTCAAGCAAAACCGGTAAGGCTCTTCCGTCCCGCAACAGGAGAAATTGATGAAGAAACGGCAAAGGTTGCCATGGCAACGGGATATAAAAGTATTGCTTTATATGATGTCACACCATTCGACTGGGATGTAGCAAATGATGCGGATGAAATCCTGAAACGCGTCATGAAGAAACGCGGCGAAGGAAGCGTAATTGTTTTGCACATTCTGGATGATAAACATACTATCGAAGCTCTCCCAATGATTATCCACACATTACGTGAGGAGGGCTACACATTTAAACATATGTCGGAATTAATGCGCATGAATAATAACTAATAGATGGAGATGGTCTCAATGGCAAATTCACTATGTGAGCAAATCGCGGATAAGCAAGAAAAAATTGCAGTGGTCGGGCTGGGATATGTGGGTCTGCCGGTAGCCATCGCGTTTTCCGAAGTGGCAGACGTAATTGGATTCGACATAAGCGAGAAAAAGATTGCCGAACTGCTTGAAGGCATTGATATGACGGGTGATGTAGGAGAGGAACGGATTCAAAATACGGATATGCTGTTTACTTCAGACGAAAAGGAGCTGCAAAACGCCAAGTTCTTTGTGATTGCTGTTCCAACGCCAATTCAGTCCGGAAATCTGCCGGACTTGAAATTTTTGCAGATGGCCAGTCAAACCGTAGGAAGGAATATGAAAAAAGGGTCAGTTGTAGTGTATGAATCGACTGT
The Sporosarcina sp. P33 genome window above contains:
- a CDS encoding polysaccharide deacetylase family protein; translation: MRHEFTNCRRMSKLQSISLLSFLSLLLVAGGCSPLFGGKTNGDAAAVLLANEKVDPYAGAKNEVLSYVWTTRKELSLTFNGMADKKTMIKLLDALDEHHIPATFFLPGIRVAEEPDIAKMILERGHEIENNTLNQREIRNMSYEQLYKEVKLSNEVIRNETGVTPRYVRTRSGDSDEDLQAVAAQLGMEAVINYTINPREGDMQSAKEIGEYIERYITRGSIISMHTDINPEVVGAIPYIAKAVEKIGYKLVPLKELVKRGTEHKPFDQIAGYDSIQINPDYEHITPNIFYDAKTEEKVIALTFDDWGSDYTVTKILDILKEEKVPSTFFLIGKGVEKNPNLARAIYEQGHEVASHSYGHEIVTKMTPEDLQQDLVKANQVLTEAIQAKPVRLFRPATGEIDEETAKVAMATGYKSIALYDVTPFDWDVANDADEILKRVMKKRGEGSVIVLHILDDKHTIEALPMIIHTLREEGYTFKHMSELMRMNNN
- a CDS encoding helix-turn-helix domain-containing protein encodes the protein MNEFGKRLRKIREQKEMTLRYLAERADLSYSFIASLEKGRYNPSRETICALATALDTDKNELLILAGYLPNDTVDQAFFTSKKKQITKELALEKVLKESVSFNGISLSSDDKSALLAFMQTMFSLKK